Proteins from a single region of Paenibacillus sp. BIHB 4019:
- a CDS encoding TIGR00266 family protein, translating into MRHEILYRGAFPLLKVQLERGETIKAESGAMVSMSPNLELKGTLDGGIMRGLGRMLSGEKFFFQELSATRGPGEALLASAAIGDIESIELDGSYKLYVQKDGFLAGTPGIEVNTKMQNLAKGFLSGEGFFIVEISGKGTVFLSSYGTIHAVQLAAGEEVIIDNGHLVAWPDYMDYRIEKAANGWLSSITSGEGVVCRFRGEGVVLIQTRNPKSFGGWINQFIPK; encoded by the coding sequence ATGAGACATGAAATTTTATATCGCGGCGCTTTTCCCTTATTGAAGGTGCAGTTGGAGCGCGGCGAGACGATTAAAGCAGAGTCGGGTGCGATGGTATCGATGTCGCCAAACCTTGAGCTGAAAGGTACGCTCGATGGCGGCATTATGCGCGGCCTTGGACGGATGCTGAGCGGCGAGAAGTTTTTCTTTCAAGAGCTGTCTGCCACACGGGGCCCAGGCGAAGCCTTGCTTGCTTCTGCAGCGATTGGCGATATTGAATCGATTGAGCTTGATGGGTCGTACAAGCTGTATGTGCAGAAGGATGGTTTCTTGGCTGGGACGCCGGGTATTGAGGTTAACACGAAGATGCAAAACCTGGCGAAAGGTTTCTTGTCAGGCGAAGGTTTCTTTATCGTTGAAATTAGCGGCAAAGGAACGGTGTTTCTTTCCTCCTACGGCACGATTCATGCCGTGCAGCTTGCTGCAGGCGAGGAAGTTATCATTGATAACGGACATCTGGTTGCATGGCCTGATTATATGGATTACCGGATCGAGAAGGCTGCTAACGGCTGGTTATCCAGCATTACAAGTGGCGAAGGCGTTGTGTGCCGATTCCGTGGCGAAGGCGTCGTCTTGATTCAAACGAGAAATCCGAAAAGCTTCGGCGGCTGGATTAATCAGTTTATTCCAAAGTGA
- a CDS encoding HAD family hydrolase, whose product MIFASDLDQTLIYSTRSMGLDGAEGSGLVMPAETKDGQVLSYFLTEMLPLLQAIAQEVHFIPVTTRTMEQYNRIELFRDHIAPTYAITSNGGNILVNGVRNEEWSAHIQTLIAASAAPASEIKAIFDEVASTDWIHGERYCDELFFAYVIDRERMPTEQVSRAVERITALGWKVSVQGRKIYLVPNEVSKSAALLHLKQQLGATVVAASGDSLLDQCLLDAASHAIAPRHGELFRQEQREPGNLAYTFTTHSGIMASQQILDFVSTVMAEFKTAAAVERKANV is encoded by the coding sequence ATGATTTTCGCCAGTGATCTTGATCAGACGCTCATTTATTCCACGAGATCGATGGGACTGGATGGCGCGGAGGGCTCGGGGCTCGTGATGCCCGCAGAAACGAAGGATGGTCAAGTGCTGTCGTATTTTTTGACGGAAATGTTGCCGCTGCTGCAAGCTATTGCACAGGAGGTTCATTTTATTCCAGTGACGACCCGGACGATGGAGCAGTACAACCGAATTGAGCTGTTCCGCGACCATATAGCGCCAACCTATGCGATCACGAGCAATGGCGGCAATATTTTGGTAAATGGCGTAAGGAATGAAGAATGGAGCGCGCATATCCAGACGCTTATTGCGGCTAGTGCGGCTCCGGCGTCGGAAATTAAAGCGATCTTCGATGAGGTGGCGAGCACGGATTGGATTCATGGCGAGCGTTATTGCGATGAGCTTTTTTTCGCCTACGTCATTGATCGCGAGCGGATGCCAACCGAGCAGGTGAGCCGGGCTGTGGAACGAATTACGGCGCTTGGCTGGAAAGTGTCGGTACAAGGACGCAAAATTTATCTCGTGCCAAATGAGGTGAGCAAAAGCGCGGCGCTCTTGCATTTGAAGCAGCAGCTTGGAGCGACGGTCGTTGCTGCCTCCGGCGATTCCTTGCTGGACCAGTGCCTGCTAGACGCGGCAAGTCATGCGATTGCCCCAAGGCACGGCGAGCTGTTTCGCCAGGAGCAGCGCGAGCCGGGAAATTTGGCTTACACGTTTACAACGCATTCGGGCATTATGGCTTCGCAGCAAATTTTGGACTTTGTGTCCACCGTCATGGCTGAATTTAAGACAGCAGCAGCAGTCGAAAGGAAGGCAAACGTATGA
- a CDS encoding cysteine protease StiP family protein, producing MSRSLLEQRLQKPIGAPKPLGSYKPSDVVFLLKDLSDVQLERGTEDREEAIQSGVHYSEMLPVEYQPTPEYIQLFHQTLTESAKRVALAAGIVAEQVVARSGKQTVLVSLARAGTPIGILMKRYIAERCGLDVPHYSISIIRGKGIDENALLYILQQHGPEAKLQFVDGWTGKGAITQVLIEACNTFKQKYGTQLDAELAVLADPACSSSIFGTREDFLIPSACLNSTVSGLMSRTVLRGDIIGPDDFHGAKFYKEWMKDDLSNHFIDTVSAYFSQISQQAKQEAVKLMNEKAEVTWQGLKDIKAIQKLYGIEDINLVKPGVGETTRVLLRRVPWKILVDRLDNQGLQHILLLASDRGVPVEVFPELTYSCCGIIKPKNKKADIAASAEEEAV from the coding sequence ATGAGCAGAAGCTTGCTTGAACAACGGTTGCAAAAACCGATCGGGGCTCCAAAGCCGCTTGGCAGCTATAAGCCGTCCGACGTCGTTTTTCTATTGAAGGATTTGAGTGATGTGCAGCTGGAGCGGGGAACCGAGGATCGCGAGGAAGCGATCCAATCCGGTGTGCATTATTCGGAAATGCTGCCTGTAGAATACCAGCCGACGCCGGAATACATCCAGCTGTTTCACCAGACATTGACGGAATCGGCAAAGCGGGTAGCACTGGCTGCTGGCATCGTAGCCGAACAGGTAGTAGCGCGCAGCGGCAAGCAGACGGTGCTCGTTTCTTTAGCGAGAGCGGGGACGCCAATTGGCATTCTGATGAAGCGCTACATAGCAGAGCGATGCGGGCTTGATGTGCCGCACTACAGCATCTCGATCATTCGCGGCAAGGGCATTGATGAAAATGCGCTGCTTTATATTTTGCAGCAGCATGGCCCGGAGGCAAAGCTTCAATTCGTGGATGGCTGGACAGGCAAAGGCGCCATTACTCAAGTGCTGATTGAAGCTTGCAACACATTCAAGCAGAAGTACGGCACCCAGCTGGATGCGGAGCTTGCGGTACTGGCAGATCCTGCCTGCAGCTCAAGCATATTCGGCACCCGCGAAGATTTCCTCATTCCGAGTGCTTGCCTTAATTCTACCGTGTCCGGGCTGATGAGCCGCACGGTACTTCGCGGCGATATCATTGGGCCGGATGATTTTCACGGGGCGAAGTTTTATAAGGAATGGATGAAGGATGATTTGTCGAATCATTTCATCGATACGGTATCCGCGTATTTCAGCCAAATCTCACAGCAGGCGAAGCAGGAAGCTGTGAAGCTGATGAACGAGAAGGCTGAGGTAACTTGGCAGGGGCTGAAGGATATTAAAGCGATTCAAAAACTTTACGGCATCGAGGATATTAATTTGGTGAAGCCGGGCGTTGGAGAGACGACACGGGTGCTGCTGCGGCGCGTGCCTTGGAAGATTCTCGTGGACCGCTTGGACAACCAGGGGCTTCAGCATATTTTGCTGCTGGCCAGCGATCGCGGCGTTCCAGTGGAAGTATTTCCTGAACTGACGTATTCCTGCTGCGGCATTATTAAACCGAAAAATAAAAAGGCGGATATTGCTGCTTCTGCCGAGGAGGAAGCTGTATGA
- a CDS encoding phosphoribosyltransferase family protein: MKNNILSPYSQARSKHTYNIVDDLKVSVTVTANPFGLSPDTLFAMAARMNKKRAFLFVSKVLGKHLPVNPYTSLLSGAALSLLLYKRYAADEQQHALANELLDAAIEGLTNPGRSEQVYHQVIEANLKLPEQALFIGFAETATALGHSMYRVFSEDCTYLHTTREQIPAMESLISFEEEHSHAVAHRCYALDTAFFNGNEPIVLVDDELTTGKTALNIIRDIQRQFPRQQYIVASLLDWRTEADEQRFAEAAQELGVSIEVLSLMKGAIRAEGSSPEQVAASAQTQAETHASGRLNKVYLDELFELASYSSVDSAGAVNASPYVAGTGRFGVRSCENRTLDASIAKAGAKLRSFRAGERTLCLGTGEFMYIPMRIAAELGQGVSYHSTTRSPVHPIDKPDYAIKSGQAFPSPEDEQVRNFFYNVGALQYDDCFIFAERDWPEDRLAPLLSALQACGFQQINVIICGPSMGSHKEEKA; the protein is encoded by the coding sequence ATGAAGAACAACATTTTATCGCCTTACTCGCAAGCCAGGAGCAAGCATACGTATAACATTGTAGATGATCTTAAAGTATCGGTAACGGTAACAGCAAATCCATTCGGCTTATCCCCGGATACGCTGTTTGCCATGGCAGCGCGCATGAACAAGAAGCGGGCCTTTCTGTTTGTCAGCAAAGTGCTGGGCAAGCATCTTCCTGTTAATCCTTATACTTCGCTGCTTAGCGGCGCGGCATTGTCTCTGCTGCTTTATAAAAGGTACGCTGCGGATGAACAGCAGCATGCTCTGGCTAATGAACTGCTGGATGCTGCTATCGAAGGCTTGACTAACCCGGGGCGTTCAGAGCAGGTGTATCATCAAGTGATTGAAGCTAATCTAAAGCTCCCTGAGCAAGCGCTGTTTATCGGTTTTGCAGAAACAGCAACAGCACTTGGGCATAGCATGTATCGCGTGTTCAGTGAGGACTGTACCTATCTTCATACGACTAGAGAGCAGATTCCGGCGATGGAATCGCTCATTAGCTTTGAAGAGGAGCATTCCCACGCGGTTGCACATCGCTGTTACGCTTTAGATACGGCCTTTTTTAACGGTAACGAGCCGATCGTTCTCGTCGATGATGAGCTCACGACTGGTAAAACAGCCTTGAACATAATACGGGATATCCAAAGGCAATTTCCCCGTCAACAATATATAGTAGCATCGCTGCTCGACTGGAGAACTGAAGCGGATGAGCAGCGTTTTGCGGAAGCCGCACAGGAGCTTGGCGTATCGATTGAAGTATTGTCGCTGATGAAAGGCGCAATTAGGGCGGAAGGCAGCTCGCCCGAGCAGGTAGCGGCCAGCGCTCAGACTCAGGCTGAAACACATGCGAGCGGTCGCCTGAATAAAGTGTATTTGGACGAGCTGTTCGAGCTCGCATCCTACAGCTCGGTTGATTCAGCAGGAGCAGTGAATGCTTCGCCTTATGTGGCAGGAACGGGGCGCTTCGGCGTTCGTTCCTGCGAGAATAGGACGCTGGATGCAAGCATTGCAAAGGCTGGGGCCAAGCTGAGAAGCTTTAGAGCGGGTGAGCGTACGTTATGCCTAGGCACAGGCGAGTTTATGTATATACCGATGCGAATAGCGGCGGAGCTGGGGCAAGGTGTAAGCTACCACTCAACGACGAGAAGCCCGGTTCATCCCATTGACAAGCCAGATTATGCGATTAAATCGGGACAAGCGTTTCCATCGCCGGAAGATGAGCAGGTGAGGAACTTTTTTTATAATGTCGGTGCCTTGCAATACGACGATTGCTTTATTTTTGCAGAGCGCGACTGGCCGGAGGATCGTCTTGCTCCATTGCTGTCGGCGCTGCAAGCATGCGGATTCCAGCAAATCAATGTCATTATTTGCGGTCCATCAATGGGCAGTCATAAGGAGGAAAAGGCATGA
- a CDS encoding ATP-grasp domain-containing protein, translating into MSNVTKVWFNRWFSVAYHYMNAIRNNSDGAAFELYGTHSDPKHMSLQACDVAEVEPSVKGEAYVDFCIDFCLRYKIDVFVPRLNMLDIVKSIKRFDEIGVKVVAIQDEELLGKLMVKDQFYESVSESGIMVIPDYHVVSTAEQFKAAYDDLVSKGHRVCFKPTDGEGGQGFRIIDNERDKLADLFGSVSRALPFEEVYRTLSTVPQFGDLMVMELLDGFEYSIDCLAAPNGELLAAVPRRKAGGRLRLLDNVPELLEIAQRVSETYKIPYNYNIQMKYKNGVPKLLEINPRMSGGLHVSCLSGINFPYLAVKLALGGEVDKLTPEYGVLASHVEQPMRMTAFE; encoded by the coding sequence ATGAGCAACGTAACAAAAGTATGGTTCAACCGCTGGTTTTCGGTCGCTTATCATTATATGAATGCGATTCGTAACAATAGCGACGGAGCAGCCTTTGAGCTGTACGGCACGCATTCCGATCCGAAGCATATGTCGCTGCAAGCTTGCGATGTGGCGGAGGTTGAGCCTTCTGTCAAAGGCGAGGCTTATGTTGATTTTTGCATTGATTTCTGTTTAAGGTATAAAATAGATGTGTTCGTCCCAAGACTGAATATGCTGGATATAGTGAAGAGCATCAAGCGTTTTGATGAAATAGGCGTTAAAGTCGTCGCTATCCAGGATGAGGAGCTGCTCGGCAAGCTGATGGTCAAGGATCAGTTTTATGAATCGGTGAGCGAGAGCGGCATTATGGTCATTCCTGATTATCATGTGGTTTCAACGGCAGAGCAGTTTAAGGCGGCCTATGACGATTTGGTATCCAAGGGGCATCGCGTCTGCTTTAAACCAACGGATGGCGAAGGTGGACAAGGCTTCCGCATCATTGACAATGAGCGCGACAAGCTGGCGGATTTGTTCGGCTCGGTTTCACGCGCGCTGCCGTTTGAAGAGGTGTACCGTACCTTATCGACTGTCCCGCAGTTTGGAGATTTGATGGTGATGGAGCTGCTTGACGGGTTTGAATACAGCATCGATTGCCTAGCTGCGCCGAACGGCGAGCTGCTTGCTGCAGTTCCGCGCCGCAAAGCCGGCGGGCGTCTGCGCCTGCTCGACAATGTGCCAGAATTACTGGAAATTGCCCAAAGGGTTTCAGAAACGTACAAAATCCCTTACAATTATAATATACAAATGAAATATAAAAATGGAGTGCCCAAGCTTCTGGAGATTAATCCGCGGATGTCTGGCGGTCTCCATGTTTCCTGTCTGAGCGGCATCAACTTTCCTTATCTGGCGGTCAAGCTGGCGCTTGGAGGAGAGGTGGACAAGCTGACGCCTGAGTATGGCGTACTGGCGAGCCACGTTGAGCAGCCGATGCGAATGACAGCATTCGAATAG
- a CDS encoding helix-turn-helix domain-containing protein has translation MKANAWKNNGKLYSRFLLSITLCIVLTLLISSFFYYLAYTRLDLKQAYLSDVSSLTRTSHEVNSMTESAQSLTFQLYRTFTISKLLFYTKPNIYDVTAAMNDLTNYLSSMPFIESIYVYNSANNQFYIANRSGQSGIFTKEEISDKGILQTLDDFQTYKPFTPIPRSYVPEDADSPVLPGQPSPVHHVYTYLGYDAVGKNQTINSAVIVNISSSWINKDIGSVASESLGKSFIIDDRQRMLSRDTLAPKSLNKQDNDMLLSQIFGQQQPGYIVARFDGQKSLISYTSSDALEWQYVRVTPYGEITGKVSAIRNTTLAIAAAILAIGLLISWLLSRMLYRPIHHIMDKMNMLETERRNSSYTIRQNILRNLLEGAQQLQTKTQLDKLEQSGITFDFTNHYRVVLIKIDDLEALRETRGNDLLAYKFAIMNISWEIGLKHYRVETVDMNEDSVVLMLGRLESTEQPDDELLRTMLLQIQHSSLEYLRIGISMTYSPEANQPQQLASLYKQVKEASLHRLFYGQGCLIYSQQIMELKAKEYKFPVDKEKKLTDALMASKNVDAKQIFASIVEETADYPIHVVQLAISHLTMTVNTILYTIHKNNSLEVETGLNTNIPSLDKFETVEEMNALFFTLFDDIQARLMEKRTVKQSDLIRKINELIERDFANSNLCLNWIAEELDMSSIYISRVYKQQTLTAVVDVINQVRLEHAKDYLENTDWSVVDIADKSGYTSSSYFHRMFKKSFGVTPADYRKTRLAQHG, from the coding sequence ATGAAAGCAAACGCATGGAAAAATAACGGAAAGCTCTACAGCAGGTTTCTGCTCAGCATTACATTATGTATCGTATTGACGCTGCTTATTTCGTCCTTCTTCTATTACCTTGCTTATACAAGACTGGATCTAAAGCAGGCCTATTTATCCGACGTCAGCAGCCTGACCCGAACGAGCCATGAAGTGAATAGCATGACGGAGAGCGCCCAGTCGCTCACCTTCCAGCTGTACCGGACGTTTACGATTTCCAAGCTGCTTTTTTATACGAAGCCTAATATTTATGATGTGACGGCAGCAATGAATGACTTGACCAATTACTTGAGCTCCATGCCGTTTATTGAGTCGATATATGTATACAATTCAGCCAACAATCAATTTTACATTGCCAATCGTTCGGGGCAAAGCGGGATTTTTACCAAGGAGGAAATTTCCGATAAAGGCATTTTACAGACGTTAGACGATTTCCAGACGTATAAGCCGTTTACGCCGATTCCACGCTCCTATGTGCCAGAGGATGCAGACAGTCCAGTATTGCCTGGACAGCCGTCACCCGTACATCATGTATATACTTATTTAGGCTATGATGCGGTCGGTAAAAATCAAACGATTAACTCGGCAGTCATCGTCAATATTTCATCGTCGTGGATTAATAAAGATATTGGAAGCGTCGCGAGCGAGTCACTCGGCAAATCGTTTATTATCGATGATCGCCAGCGCATGCTTTCGCGCGATACACTCGCCCCCAAATCGTTGAATAAGCAAGATAATGATATGCTTTTATCGCAAATTTTCGGACAACAGCAGCCGGGTTATATTGTGGCGCGATTTGACGGACAAAAATCGCTCATTTCCTATACGTCCTCGGATGCGCTCGAATGGCAATATGTTCGCGTCACGCCTTATGGAGAAATTACAGGAAAAGTAAGTGCCATTCGCAATACGACGCTTGCTATTGCCGCCGCGATTTTGGCTATCGGCCTGCTTATTTCCTGGCTGCTGTCACGTATGCTCTACCGCCCGATCCATCATATTATGGATAAAATGAATATGCTCGAAACAGAGCGGCGCAACAGCTCCTATACGATTAGACAAAATATTTTACGCAACTTGCTGGAAGGCGCGCAGCAGTTGCAGACGAAAACCCAGCTCGACAAGCTTGAGCAAAGCGGCATTACGTTTGATTTCACAAACCATTACCGCGTCGTATTAATTAAAATTGATGACCTAGAAGCGCTCAGGGAAACGCGGGGCAATGATCTGCTCGCTTATAAATTTGCCATTATGAACATTAGCTGGGAAATTGGGCTGAAGCATTACCGCGTCGAAACGGTTGATATGAATGAAGACAGCGTTGTGCTCATGCTTGGGCGCCTCGAATCGACGGAGCAGCCGGATGATGAGCTGCTGCGGACGATGCTGCTGCAAATTCAGCATTCGAGCCTGGAATATTTGCGGATAGGCATTTCTATGACGTACAGCCCGGAGGCGAACCAGCCTCAGCAGCTAGCCTCCCTCTATAAGCAGGTGAAGGAAGCTTCGCTGCACCGCTTATTTTATGGGCAGGGCTGCTTGATCTATTCGCAACAGATTATGGAGCTGAAAGCGAAGGAATATAAATTCCCCGTCGATAAGGAGAAAAAACTGACCGATGCGCTGATGGCTTCCAAAAATGTCGATGCCAAGCAGATTTTCGCCTCTATTGTAGAGGAGACGGCTGACTATCCGATTCACGTCGTGCAGCTCGCTATCTCGCATTTAACAATGACGGTCAATACGATTTTGTACACCATTCATAAAAATAACAGTCTAGAGGTCGAAACCGGGCTGAATACGAACATTCCATCACTCGATAAATTCGAGACGGTGGAGGAAATGAACGCCTTATTTTTCACCTTATTTGATGATATTCAGGCTAGGCTTATGGAGAAACGTACGGTTAAGCAAAGCGATCTCATTCGTAAAATCAATGAGCTGATTGAGCGCGACTTCGCGAACTCCAATCTATGCTTGAATTGGATTGCTGAGGAGCTGGATATGTCCTCCATCTATATTAGCCGGGTTTACAAGCAGCAGACGCTGACCGCTGTCGTCGACGTCATTAATCAGGTGCGGCTGGAGCATGCCAAAGATTATTTGGAAAATACGGATTGGTCCGTCGTCGATATCGCCGACAAAAGCGGCTATACGAGCAGCTCTTATTTCCATCGCATGTTCAAGAAAAGCTTCGGCGTCACCCCCGCCGACTATCGCAAAACAAGACTCGCCCAGCATGGCTGA
- a CDS encoding sigma-70 family RNA polymerase sigma factor, whose amino-acid sequence MDASQLAVRIKEKDPLVFAEITKVYYDRLFSTAYRMLGSRQESEDVLQETFIRLLTNIDKFDPSKNFTTWIFQITINLCIDTLRKRKTRRSVSLDAEPDYFMSQWPLKETLPSLDKGPEHVYLEQELSEELSEVMKGLSDKDRELVVKRYFYDMSLDEISQETQVPVGTIKSRLFRVRQLLKKKWSILNLRGASLKFLSSMMMSGPLF is encoded by the coding sequence ATGGATGCTTCCCAGTTAGCGGTTCGGATCAAAGAGAAGGACCCGTTGGTTTTCGCGGAAATTACAAAGGTCTATTATGATAGGCTGTTTTCAACTGCTTATAGGATGCTTGGCAGCCGTCAGGAAAGCGAAGATGTTCTGCAAGAGACGTTTATTCGCCTTTTGACGAATATCGATAAGTTCGACCCTTCGAAAAACTTCACGACCTGGATTTTTCAAATTACGATTAATTTATGTATTGATACGCTCAGAAAACGCAAGACGCGCCGAAGCGTCTCTTTGGATGCAGAGCCGGATTACTTTATGTCGCAATGGCCGCTCAAGGAAACGCTGCCGAGCTTGGATAAAGGGCCTGAGCATGTGTATTTGGAGCAGGAGCTGTCCGAGGAGCTATCCGAAGTGATGAAGGGACTGTCTGACAAGGATCGGGAGCTGGTTGTGAAGCGATATTTTTACGATATGTCGCTTGATGAAATTAGCCAAGAAACACAGGTTCCTGTCGGCACCATTAAGTCACGGTTATTTCGCGTGCGTCAGCTATTGAAGAAAAAATGGAGCATACTAAATTTGCGTGGTGCTTCCTTGAAGTTTCTTAGCAGCATGATGATGAGTGGACCGCTTTTTTAG
- a CDS encoding glutathione peroxidase, whose protein sequence is MSIYDFQVKTINGDWLDWSAYQGKVVLIVNTASKCGYSSQFAALQQLYETHHQQGLKILAFPCNQFNDKEPGSDAEVKAYCQQNFGITFQMLSKVDVRGETAHPLFHYLVSEAPFHGFDMQTPNGKWLDQFLREKYPDLHAGDGIKWNFSKFLIDRSGRVAGRFEPTVLPHELDSAISALLKKNEKQGI, encoded by the coding sequence TTGTCCATCTATGACTTTCAAGTTAAAACGATAAACGGAGATTGGTTGGATTGGTCAGCCTATCAGGGGAAGGTTGTCCTCATTGTTAATACGGCGAGTAAATGCGGTTATTCCAGCCAATTTGCCGCGCTCCAGCAGCTTTACGAAACCCATCACCAACAGGGACTCAAGATACTGGCTTTCCCCTGCAATCAATTTAATGACAAAGAACCAGGCAGCGATGCTGAAGTAAAAGCCTATTGCCAACAAAACTTTGGCATTACGTTTCAAATGCTCAGCAAGGTGGACGTTCGAGGCGAAACGGCTCATCCTTTATTTCACTATTTAGTGAGTGAAGCTCCGTTTCACGGATTTGATATGCAAACCCCGAACGGCAAGTGGCTGGACCAGTTTTTACGTGAAAAATACCCCGATCTGCATGCTGGAGATGGAATTAAGTGGAATTTCTCCAAGTTTCTCATTGATCGCAGCGGTCGAGTCGCAGGCCGTTTTGAGCCGACTGTACTACCGCATGAGCTTGATTCAGCGATAAGTGCTTTGCTTAAAAAAAATGAAAAGCAAGGCATTTAG
- a CDS encoding toxic anion resistance protein, translated as MSIQTIQLKKEDEQKAVQEAAVIIQKVAQADTLSLDGLMDEMGKLGAKTQERAGATLKQLERPVATLMSGGSSQVSNLILSLRNECESLQQSKNVGFIGKLIRKSPVKNYVYKYQSVRTNIDAIVQGLRDGKDGLEESIVNMRTLKRSSLEEIYSLQEKIAMGNKLKELFETEIAKPENEQRKTYLERGLRKVVTRIQSMTEDILLFNQAVAATDIVNDNSDKLIDAVNNSIYKASNLITVSAMITLAIEDQLKIANAVESVNSTIEDQFKRNAELLKTSTEKSAELLKKPAMSLEAVNTAIADLITALDTSEKSNRDIIATCKTHTEKLAQINQSMSKRLGLDTGGQSQAAISSGAAGGNDIDRLLS; from the coding sequence GTGTCCATACAAACGATTCAATTGAAAAAAGAAGACGAGCAGAAGGCCGTCCAGGAAGCGGCCGTCATTATTCAGAAGGTAGCGCAGGCCGATACGCTCTCACTCGATGGCTTAATGGACGAGATGGGCAAGCTGGGCGCCAAGACGCAGGAGCGTGCGGGCGCGACACTTAAGCAGCTGGAACGTCCGGTCGCCACCCTCATGTCAGGCGGGTCCAGCCAAGTATCGAATCTGATTTTGTCGCTGCGTAATGAATGCGAATCTTTGCAGCAAAGTAAAAACGTCGGCTTTATCGGCAAGCTGATCCGCAAGTCCCCTGTGAAAAATTACGTTTATAAATATCAGTCCGTGCGGACGAATATTGATGCGATTGTACAGGGGCTGCGTGACGGCAAGGATGGCCTTGAGGAGAGCATTGTGAATATGCGTACGCTCAAGCGCAGCTCGCTTGAGGAAATTTATTCGCTGCAAGAGAAGATCGCCATGGGCAACAAGCTCAAGGAGTTATTCGAAACGGAAATTGCCAAGCCGGAAAATGAACAACGCAAAACGTATCTGGAGCGCGGCTTGCGTAAAGTCGTCACCCGCATCCAGTCGATGACCGAGGATATATTGCTGTTCAATCAGGCAGTTGCTGCGACGGACATCGTCAATGACAACAGCGACAAGCTGATTGATGCGGTCAACAACAGCATTTATAAAGCGTCTAATCTGATTACGGTTTCGGCAATGATCACGCTCGCTATTGAGGATCAGTTAAAAATCGCAAATGCAGTCGAGAGTGTAAACAGCACGATTGAAGACCAGTTCAAGCGCAATGCTGAGCTGCTCAAAACGTCAACGGAAAAGTCGGCGGAGCTGCTCAAAAAACCAGCGATGTCGCTGGAGGCTGTCAACACGGCGATTGCCGACCTGATTACAGCGCTCGACACATCGGAGAAATCCAATCGCGACATTATCGCGACCTGCAAAACCCATACGGAGAAGCTGGCACAAATTAACCAAAGCATGTCGAAGCGTCTAGGCTTGGATACAGGCGGACAATCGCAAGCGGCCATTAGCAGCGGAGCTGCTGGCGGAAACGATATAGACAGGCTGCTCAGCTAA